A portion of the Eubacterium maltosivorans genome contains these proteins:
- a CDS encoding DUF3887 domain-containing protein: protein MKRKSTLLVFLFLALVVMLSGCSENENLKELDPAFDKELLKQKAEQVVDDWNHQNFEAITSQSDDSIKDGLTPELLKQGQDSILEKLGAFKKIEKTKIVTRENGQATVTIVAEYEKSKLQHLVTYNTHMKITGYWIR from the coding sequence ATGAAAAGAAAAAGCACTCTACTTGTTTTCTTATTTTTAGCATTAGTAGTCATGCTTTCAGGGTGTTCAGAAAATGAAAATCTCAAGGAACTGGATCCGGCATTTGACAAGGAGCTTTTGAAACAAAAAGCAGAGCAGGTGGTCGATGACTGGAACCATCAAAATTTCGAAGCCATTACCAGTCAATCGGATGATTCGATAAAAGATGGTTTGACACCAGAACTGTTAAAGCAGGGACAAGATTCGATTTTAGAAAAGCTTGGTGCTTTTAAAAAAATAGAGAAAACAAAGATTGTGACAAGGGAAAATGGACAGGCAACCGTAACCATTGTTGCAGAATATGAAAAGAGTAAACTTCAGCATCTGGTAACCTATAATACGCATATGAAAATCACTGGTTATTGGATTCGTTAA
- a CDS encoding DUF3887 domain-containing protein, translating into MMKKKMIAVGLVVLMLLTVLSACSGGSASDHKLDPAFNEDTLKQEAEKVIDEWNNQDFDAMAAETADNVRDKLTADVLKDAWNQAMPKLGEFSSVKQTEIAPNGKSALVVAVAEYENGKAQFTIGFDQNMKIDNFFIK; encoded by the coding sequence ATGATGAAAAAGAAAATGATTGCTGTTGGTTTGGTTGTTTTAATGCTTTTGACGGTACTGTCGGCTTGTTCAGGGGGATCAGCCTCCGATCATAAGCTTGACCCGGCTTTTAATGAGGATACCTTAAAGCAGGAAGCAGAAAAGGTTATCGATGAATGGAACAATCAGGATTTTGATGCCATGGCGGCTGAAACAGCCGATAATGTCAGGGATAAACTGACTGCTGATGTCCTGAAGGACGCCTGGAATCAAGCAATGCCAAAACTGGGGGAATTCAGCAGCGTCAAACAGACGGAAATAGCACCGAATGGCAAAAGTGCTTTGGTAGTAGCCGTTGCGGAGTACGAAAATGGCAAAGCCCAGTTTACAATCGGCTTTGATCAAAATATGAAAATTGACAATTTTTTTATCAAATAA
- the asrA gene encoding anaerobic sulfite reductase subunit AsrA, which produces MGYQIKTEDFDAVLKELSQSYRIFAPRLYPGAGAFSDTDRVEYGEIGNVGDIEFDKKSDFSFKEVLFPQSEVLFYFTEDEVKTASEDSKGNIIFLRSCDLHAVRRFDEIYLKNGFEDIYYARLRKKTKFILMGCPQSFENCFCVDMGTNTCDTYDAYVKADEDFVFVDSSWEELNERLEGKSREVSVTPEFTQENLVHVKIPKDIELKDVLGLPMWEEYNSRCIACGRCNFVCPTCTCFTMQDIFYQENGKVGERRRVWASCHVDGYTDMAGGHCFRNSKAERMRFKVMHKVNDYKKRFGYHMCVGCGRCDDICPEYISFSGCINKLSDAIKEKEAGNEE; this is translated from the coding sequence ATGGGTTATCAAATCAAAACAGAGGATTTTGATGCGGTTTTAAAAGAGCTGTCTCAGAGTTACCGGATTTTTGCGCCGCGTCTGTATCCGGGAGCCGGAGCTTTTTCGGACACAGACCGTGTGGAGTACGGTGAGATTGGCAATGTTGGGGACATTGAATTTGACAAAAAAAGTGATTTTTCATTTAAGGAAGTACTGTTTCCTCAGTCAGAGGTGTTGTTTTACTTTACAGAGGATGAGGTAAAAACAGCCAGCGAGGATTCAAAAGGGAACATTATTTTCCTGAGAAGCTGCGATCTTCACGCCGTGCGCCGGTTTGACGAAATCTATTTAAAGAACGGTTTTGAGGATATCTATTACGCAAGACTGCGTAAAAAGACAAAATTTATACTCATGGGCTGCCCGCAGAGCTTTGAAAACTGCTTCTGTGTGGATATGGGGACTAATACCTGCGATACCTATGACGCGTACGTGAAAGCAGACGAAGACTTCGTATTTGTGGACAGCAGTTGGGAAGAACTGAACGAAAGACTGGAGGGCAAATCCAGAGAGGTTTCGGTTACTCCGGAGTTCACTCAGGAAAACCTCGTGCACGTAAAAATCCCGAAGGACATTGAATTAAAGGATGTGCTGGGACTGCCAATGTGGGAAGAATACAACAGCCGCTGTATTGCCTGCGGACGCTGTAACTTTGTCTGCCCAACCTGTACCTGCTTTACCATGCAGGATATTTTCTATCAGGAAAACGGAAAGGTCGGTGAACGCCGCCGTGTGTGGGCTTCCTGCCATGTGGACGGCTATACCGATATGGCCGGCGGACACTGCTTTAGAAACAGCAAGGCAGAGCGGATGCGCTTTAAGGTCATGCATAAGGTGAACGATTATAAAAAACGTTTTGGCTACCACATGTGTGTTGGCTGCGGACGCTGTGATGATATCTGCCCGGAATATATTTCGTTTTCAGGCTGCATCAACAAGCTAAGCGATGCGATAAAAGAGAAGGAGGCCGGCAATGAAGAATGA
- the asrB gene encoding anaerobic sulfite reductase subunit AsrB — MKNEYIPFLSEIVEVIKHTEIEYTFRMRYTGEVKPGQFFEVSLPKFGEAPISVSGIGEDTVDLTIRKVGKVTGEIFKNYVGSKLFLRGPYGNGFDLDEYRGKDIIVVAGGTGLSPVRGVVDYFAEHPGEAASVTLIAGFKTPSDVLFKDDIERWKKTINVVLTVDCDSDDYVCNVGLVTEYIPGLVLGDKENLAVIAVGPPIMMKFTVAEFLKREVPEDKIWISQERKMCCGLGKCGHCKIDSTYICLDGPVFNYSFGKNLVD, encoded by the coding sequence ATGAAGAATGAGTACATCCCATTTTTATCCGAAATTGTAGAAGTGATTAAACACACCGAAATCGAGTATACCTTTCGGATGCGTTATACTGGCGAGGTAAAGCCAGGCCAGTTTTTTGAGGTATCCCTTCCAAAATTTGGCGAAGCGCCCATTTCTGTCAGCGGTATCGGTGAAGACACCGTGGATTTAACGATCCGTAAGGTTGGGAAGGTCACTGGTGAGATTTTCAAAAACTATGTGGGCTCAAAACTCTTTTTAAGAGGCCCCTACGGAAACGGGTTTGACCTTGACGAATACCGAGGAAAGGATATCATTGTAGTCGCAGGGGGGACAGGCCTCTCACCTGTGCGCGGCGTGGTCGATTATTTTGCCGAACACCCCGGGGAAGCTGCCTCTGTAACGCTGATTGCAGGCTTTAAAACACCGTCGGATGTGCTTTTTAAGGATGACATCGAACGCTGGAAAAAGACCATCAACGTTGTGCTGACCGTAGACTGCGACAGTGACGACTACGTGTGTAATGTTGGTCTGGTTACAGAGTATATTCCTGGCCTTGTCCTTGGTGACAAGGAAAACCTGGCGGTTATCGCGGTAGGGCCGCCGATTATGATGAAATTTACTGTGGCAGAATTTTTGAAGCGGGAAGTGCCTGAGGATAAAATCTGGATATCCCAGGAACGTAAAATGTGCTGCGGCCTTGGAAAATGCGGACACTGTAAGATTGACTCCACCTATATCTGCCTGGACGGTCCGGTTTTCAATTACAGTTTTGGCAAAAATCTTGTGGATTAG
- the asrC gene encoding sulfite reductase subunit C encodes MDINTKKLKKNAFRVSKHRGETASRVRVPGGYLNAELLSQIQEIAETYGNGTVHLTTRQGFEIPGIDLKNMDQVNTLLQPIIEKLDINQTDPGTGYPSSGTRNVSACIGNNVCPYACYNTTNFAKKIEKAIFPNDLHFKVALTGCPNDCMKVRMHDFGIMGMTEPQYNKDKCVSCNACVKACARKSTGALRMENYKIVRDESKCIGCGECVLACPVGAWRRSEKKYYRLTIMGRTGKKNPRLGEDFIIWADEESIIKIILNTYDYVKEYIDLDAPGGKEHIGYIIDRTGFEEWKKWAFKDIELPEKAVVRDRVYWNGVKYAIDNTK; translated from the coding sequence ATGGATATTAATACAAAAAAACTTAAAAAGAACGCTTTTCGCGTGTCAAAGCATCGCGGCGAAACCGCATCACGCGTGCGTGTGCCTGGCGGTTACCTGAATGCTGAGCTTCTTTCGCAGATTCAGGAGATTGCAGAGACCTACGGTAATGGGACTGTTCATCTGACCACCCGACAGGGCTTTGAGATTCCAGGGATTGACTTAAAGAATATGGATCAAGTCAATACCCTGCTCCAGCCGATTATTGAAAAGCTGGATATTAACCAGACAGATCCAGGGACTGGCTATCCATCTTCTGGAACACGTAATGTGTCGGCTTGCATCGGAAACAATGTTTGCCCATATGCCTGCTACAATACGACGAATTTTGCCAAAAAGATCGAGAAAGCTATTTTTCCAAACGATTTGCATTTCAAGGTTGCCCTGACAGGCTGCCCCAATGACTGCATGAAGGTACGCATGCACGACTTCGGGATTATGGGCATGACTGAGCCGCAGTACAATAAAGATAAATGTGTATCCTGTAATGCCTGTGTCAAGGCATGCGCCAGGAAATCCACGGGTGCGCTGCGCATGGAAAATTATAAGATCGTCCGTGACGAGAGCAAATGCATCGGCTGCGGTGAATGTGTGCTAGCCTGTCCCGTAGGCGCGTGGCGCAGAAGTGAAAAGAAATATTACCGCCTGACCATCATGGGCCGTACAGGAAAGAAAAATCCGCGCCTGGGCGAAGATTTTATTATCTGGGCCGATGAGGAGAGCATTATCAAGATTATTCTGAACACTTATGATTATGTGAAAGAATATATTGATCTGGACGCGCCGGGTGGAAAGGAACACATCGGCTATATCATCGACCGCACCGGGTTTGAGGAGTGGAAAAAGTGGGCCTTTAAAGATATCGAGCTTCCTGAAAAAGCAGTGGTGCGTGACCGCGTATACTGGAATGGCGTAAAGTATGCCATCGATAATACAAAATAA
- a CDS encoding MFS transporter has protein sequence MQAKTATNPKPLHFGLIMVIYLCGIFMGAIDTSVVTPARTVIQNGLGVGDQTGIWMITIYTLAYASSIPIMGKLADRLGRKTIYLICIILFGTGSLLAGLSQYIGHFGFFLMARAIQAIGGGGIMPIASAEFGTTFPEDKRGMALGMVGGVYGIATVVGGSLGSAILGAFGLQNWGFIFFINIPISLFIIISGFIFLPNTKIDDVKPIDKWGTLFLVMMILSLLYGLRNIDFFDFVKSFTSTDVYPFLIIFIVLLPFFIFAEKKAADPIMNLDYFRESPIVITLIISFITGVIMMGMVFVPQFAENALRMQQGSGGYFVMVLGIFAGVGAPVSGRLIDRYGPKLIMGAGFLLSIIGSLFLVLVTTSYPNLLTVAICLILIGLGMGFTMGTPLNYMMLDNTKKADSNSALATLSLIRSVGTAIAPAVMVGFIAHAGVTAEANITAQLPRELVLPPLPYAEQLDEETAALKDSDFGKAYLSSVQFPDFEAMEKISLDAHGSVSDMKLPANLTKELSDADVTNIDQAVDNMVAYMADTMKPMVTEKAESGVQSGIDGLKRLTASPEVPAQVTQGVSTMVSQMTALKNALPDAVSQGFQNYLGEVKAMGAQIQNIYQKTMETGFKQVYMTTAIASAFALVVLLFYKDRHERVKKEKKKG, from the coding sequence ATGCAAGCTAAAACAGCAACCAATCCAAAGCCTTTGCATTTCGGGCTGATCATGGTCATCTATCTGTGTGGTATTTTTATGGGCGCCATTGATACCAGCGTGGTGACCCCGGCAAGAACCGTTATCCAGAACGGCCTGGGCGTAGGCGACCAGACAGGCATTTGGATGATCACGATTTATACGCTGGCTTACGCCTCCAGTATCCCCATTATGGGTAAACTGGCTGACCGGCTGGGGCGTAAAACCATCTATCTGATCTGTATTATTTTATTCGGAACCGGGTCCCTGCTGGCGGGCCTGTCCCAGTATATCGGCCACTTTGGATTCTTTTTAATGGCGCGTGCCATTCAGGCCATCGGCGGCGGCGGTATTATGCCAATCGCTTCGGCCGAGTTCGGAACAACCTTTCCTGAGGACAAGCGGGGTATGGCTCTGGGGATGGTCGGGGGCGTCTACGGGATCGCCACTGTTGTCGGCGGCTCTCTGGGAAGCGCTATTTTAGGTGCCTTCGGACTTCAGAACTGGGGTTTTATCTTTTTTATCAATATTCCTATATCCCTCTTTATCATTATCAGTGGCTTTATCTTTTTACCCAATACCAAGATTGACGATGTAAAACCAATTGACAAATGGGGCACATTGTTTTTAGTCATGATGATTTTATCCCTCTTATATGGGCTTCGTAATATTGATTTCTTTGACTTTGTCAAATCCTTTACCAGCACAGATGTCTATCCATTCCTGATTATTTTTATTGTGCTGCTGCCTTTTTTCATTTTTGCTGAAAAGAAGGCGGCCGACCCCATTATGAATCTTGACTATTTCAGGGAATCGCCCATCGTTATAACACTGATCATTTCCTTTATTACCGGCGTTATCATGATGGGGATGGTTTTTGTGCCGCAGTTTGCCGAAAATGCGCTGCGTATGCAGCAGGGCAGCGGGGGATATTTTGTCATGGTGCTTGGGATTTTCGCGGGGGTTGGCGCACCGGTTTCAGGACGGCTCATTGACCGCTATGGACCAAAGCTGATTATGGGAGCGGGATTTTTGCTCTCTATTATCGGCTCGCTGTTTCTGGTGCTCGTTACCACCAGCTATCCAAACCTGCTGACAGTCGCCATTTGTCTGATTCTCATCGGTCTTGGCATGGGCTTTACCATGGGAACGCCGCTTAATTACATGATGCTTGACAACACTAAAAAAGCCGATTCCAACTCAGCGCTGGCTACCCTGTCGCTGATCCGCTCAGTGGGCACAGCCATCGCTCCGGCGGTCATGGTTGGGTTTATCGCCCATGCAGGTGTAACGGCAGAGGCAAATATTACCGCACAGCTGCCAAGGGAGCTGGTGCTGCCACCGCTGCCTTATGCTGAGCAGCTGGATGAGGAGACTGCGGCGCTGAAGGATTCAGATTTTGGAAAGGCTTATCTCTCATCTGTGCAATTTCCAGATTTTGAGGCCATGGAAAAAATCTCGCTTGACGCACATGGCAGTGTCAGCGATATGAAACTGCCCGCGAATCTGACAAAAGAGCTCTCAGACGCTGATGTCACGAATATCGACCAGGCAGTGGATAACATGGTGGCCTACATGGCAGACACCATGAAACCCATGGTCACAGAAAAGGCAGAATCCGGTGTGCAAAGCGGTATTGACGGTCTTAAGCGGCTGACGGCTTCACCGGAGGTTCCGGCTCAGGTAACGCAGGGAGTCAGCACGATGGTGTCACAGATGACAGCGCTGAAAAACGCGCTTCCTGACGCTGTAAGCCAGGGCTTCCAGAACTATCTGGGAGAAGTGAAAGCCATGGGTGCTCAGATTCAGAACATCTATCAGAAAACCATGGAAACCGGTTTTAAGCAGGTCTATATGACCACAGCCATCGCCTCGGCCTTTGCCCTTGTGGTGCTCTTGTTTTACAAGGACAGGCATGAGCGCGTAAAAAAAGAAAAGAAAAAGGGATAA
- a CDS encoding MATE family efflux transporter yields MEKKKEKTQKYEMDMCSGSILKKMLVFAVPLMCSGVLQLLFNAADIVVVGQFAGSNSLAAVGANTSLINLLTNLFLGMSIGANVLVARYYGAGQQRHLSRTVHTAIVLSIGSGVILTFLGIFGAKQILIWMQTPAEVLDLAVLYLRIYFIGMTGTMLYNFGAAILRAVGDTKRPLYYLMGAGVVNVVLNLIFVIGLKMDVAGVAAATAIAECIAAALVIRCLMREQSGIRLIPKNLRIDRSSFIKILQIGLPAGFQGVIFSLSNVVIQSSINLFGPVVVAGNSASANIEGFIYIAMNALHQATISFTSQNLGAGQYKRLDRIVITGEVCVLAVGLVLGNLAVFFGNSLLGIYSSSPEVIQAGMQRLVVIGTAYAICGMMDVMVGALRGIGYSVVPMIISLIGACGLRLLWIATVFQVPQYHSPSVIYYSYPITWIITLGALIGCYAYLRRKMNQKLAYTAHQTTKEPAF; encoded by the coding sequence ATGGAAAAGAAAAAAGAAAAAACTCAAAAATATGAAATGGATATGTGCAGTGGTTCTATCCTGAAAAAGATGCTCGTTTTCGCAGTGCCTTTAATGTGCTCAGGGGTGTTACAGCTGCTTTTTAATGCTGCGGATATCGTGGTAGTTGGTCAGTTCGCTGGCAGTAATTCGCTGGCTGCGGTGGGCGCAAACACCTCGCTGATCAATCTTCTGACCAATCTTTTTCTCGGCATGTCTATCGGGGCGAATGTACTGGTTGCCCGGTACTATGGCGCCGGGCAACAGCGCCATCTGTCCAGAACTGTTCACACTGCCATTGTGCTCAGCATTGGAAGCGGTGTGATTCTGACCTTTCTGGGCATATTCGGGGCAAAGCAGATTCTGATCTGGATGCAGACCCCGGCGGAGGTTCTGGACCTTGCCGTGCTTTATCTGCGCATCTATTTTATCGGTATGACCGGCACCATGCTCTATAACTTTGGCGCGGCAATCCTGCGTGCCGTCGGGGATACCAAACGGCCGTTGTATTACCTGATGGGCGCCGGTGTTGTCAATGTTGTGTTAAATCTCATCTTCGTCATTGGTTTGAAAATGGATGTCGCTGGCGTTGCTGCGGCTACCGCCATTGCTGAGTGTATCGCCGCAGCGCTGGTAATCCGCTGTCTCATGCGTGAACAGAGCGGTATCCGCCTGATTCCGAAAAACCTTCGGATTGACCGCAGCAGCTTTATCAAGATTTTACAGATTGGCCTTCCCGCCGGATTTCAGGGTGTGATCTTCTCGCTGTCTAATGTGGTTATTCAGTCCTCTATCAACCTGTTCGGGCCTGTGGTGGTCGCTGGCAACTCGGCCTCAGCCAACATCGAGGGCTTTATCTACATTGCCATGAACGCTCTGCACCAGGCTACTATCTCTTTTACCAGTCAAAATCTGGGCGCGGGACAGTACAAGCGGCTTGACCGCATCGTCATAACCGGCGAGGTTTGTGTTCTGGCGGTTGGGCTTGTTCTTGGTAACCTGGCGGTATTCTTCGGAAACAGTCTTCTCGGCATTTATTCCTCCAGTCCTGAGGTTATTCAGGCAGGTATGCAGCGCCTTGTGGTCATTGGTACTGCCTATGCCATCTGCGGGATGATGGATGTCATGGTCGGCGCACTGAGAGGAATCGGCTACTCGGTCGTTCCCATGATTATCAGTCTCATCGGCGCCTGTGGCTTACGGCTTCTGTGGATCGCCACAGTCTTTCAGGTACCGCAGTATCACTCCCCGTCAGTCATTTATTATTCCTATCCCATCACTTGGATCATCACACTCGGAGCGCTGATTGGCTGTTATGCCTATTTAAGACGGAAAATGAATCAAAAGCTTGCCTATACTGCTCACCAAACCACAAAAGAGCCTGCGTTTTAA
- a CDS encoding PP2C family protein-serine/threonine phosphatase — MKKKLEIRILAIMLALSALLCSLIVWIAFKTYKKQVESNYLTIVQSISLKALDDVDAAALAQPDSSLDYQKESQKLTNLTHAIDVPDSAVFIFAGGQLRWLQDSHSSVSKEALADYLTALPRVDFETETYTTEEAESLPPGPEVTLESGKKYPSLCIPLTDEAGNAVGLVGLVIQGSGYRYQRLAFVSSILIVALPVMLVTTLLFFFFMRKSVTRPLLKMTNAAEQFENTDLLTASPQNHALSALNVHTGDEIEGLSKQLDKMGSSLIATIQQQMEIEKQKQWLLGEMQTAEIVQHSMLPTDFPKDLDLFATMNSAIRIGGDYYDFYYLDDHRLVLTIADVSGKGIPAALFMALSKTVLKFTITSGVSLAKALEMSNDYFCQNDCGGMFVTVFTGILDLNTHKLCYVNAGHNPPLIRPAADSDYVWLDAPPDLVLAVMGNQSYTEYTCQLSPGAGLFLYTDGVTEAQNSEGCFYGEARLIQRINADRSLTSKALLSAISADIDAFAASAPQADDITMLNIKL, encoded by the coding sequence TTGAAGAAAAAATTAGAAATACGCATCCTCGCGATTATGCTGGCATTATCTGCTCTCTTATGTTCTCTGATCGTATGGATTGCCTTTAAAACCTATAAAAAGCAAGTGGAGTCCAATTACCTCACCATTGTTCAGAGCATTTCACTAAAAGCCCTGGACGATGTCGATGCTGCCGCACTGGCTCAGCCTGACAGCAGCCTGGATTACCAAAAGGAATCTCAAAAGCTAACCAATCTAACCCATGCCATCGATGTTCCTGACAGCGCTGTTTTTATTTTTGCTGGGGGACAGCTGCGCTGGCTTCAGGACTCTCATTCCTCGGTCTCAAAAGAAGCCCTGGCCGACTACTTGACCGCCCTGCCCAGGGTTGACTTTGAGACCGAGACTTATACCACAGAGGAGGCCGAATCACTGCCTCCCGGACCAGAAGTCACCCTTGAATCTGGCAAAAAATATCCCAGCCTTTGCATTCCCCTTACCGACGAAGCGGGGAACGCTGTTGGCCTTGTAGGCCTTGTGATCCAGGGAAGCGGCTACCGCTATCAGCGACTTGCCTTTGTGAGCTCCATCCTCATCGTTGCCTTGCCGGTGATGCTTGTAACCACTCTGCTTTTCTTTTTCTTTATGCGAAAAAGCGTTACCCGTCCCCTGTTAAAGATGACCAATGCTGCCGAACAGTTTGAAAATACGGATTTACTGACAGCTTCTCCGCAAAATCATGCCCTGTCTGCGCTGAATGTCCATACTGGCGATGAAATTGAAGGCTTGTCCAAACAGCTTGACAAAATGGGCAGCAGTTTAATCGCCACAATTCAACAACAAATGGAGATCGAAAAACAAAAGCAGTGGCTTCTGGGAGAAATGCAAACCGCAGAAATTGTTCAGCACAGTATGCTGCCAACGGATTTTCCAAAGGATCTGGACCTATTTGCCACCATGAATTCTGCCATCCGAATAGGCGGTGACTACTATGATTTTTACTACCTTGACGACCACCGTCTGGTACTCACCATCGCCGATGTTTCTGGAAAAGGTATTCCGGCGGCACTGTTCATGGCTTTGTCTAAAACTGTGCTCAAGTTCACCATCACCAGCGGCGTTTCCCTCGCAAAGGCTTTGGAAATGTCTAACGACTACTTTTGTCAAAACGACTGCGGTGGTATGTTCGTAACTGTTTTCACCGGTATTCTGGACCTGAACACCCATAAGCTATGCTATGTAAACGCAGGACACAACCCGCCGCTCATACGCCCTGCCGCTGATTCCGATTACGTCTGGCTTGACGCACCGCCAGATTTAGTGCTCGCGGTTATGGGGAATCAGAGCTATACCGAATACACTTGCCAGCTGTCGCCTGGAGCCGGTCTGTTTCTATACACAGACGGCGTTACCGAAGCTCAAAATTCCGAAGGCTGCTTTTACGGCGAAGCGCGCCTGATCCAAAGGATCAATGCAGATAGAAGCCTTACTTCAAAAGCACTGCTGTCTGCCATCTCGGCCGATATCGATGCCTTTGCCGCATCCGCTCCCCAGGCGGACGATATTACAATGCTAAACATTAAACTTTAA
- a CDS encoding 4'-phosphopantetheinyl transferase family protein — MDIFETRIKELPEVRATKARGYRLAKDRALSLGAGLLLNQALRESGIDPVTAEFDATEGKKPRLTKHPDFHFSISHSEAFAILGVGDAPVGVDIEKISPVPLDIARQYFFKGEYTYLMALPEAQRTLGFYRLWTLKESFMKAVGLGFQLPLNQFEIIMTAPIQVKQQVNRHDYAFTEYQTLPDYCISSCEQL, encoded by the coding sequence TTGGATATTTTTGAAACACGCATTAAGGAGCTGCCGGAAGTCCGGGCAACCAAGGCGCGAGGCTACCGTCTCGCCAAAGACCGGGCTTTAAGCCTTGGCGCAGGGCTTTTACTCAATCAGGCACTCAGAGAAAGTGGAATTGATCCCGTCACTGCTGAATTTGATGCCACCGAAGGCAAGAAACCCAGGCTCACAAAGCATCCTGACTTCCACTTTAGCATCTCCCACTCCGAGGCTTTCGCCATTCTGGGTGTGGGAGATGCTCCAGTTGGCGTAGACATTGAAAAAATCAGCCCAGTTCCCCTTGACATCGCCCGGCAATACTTTTTCAAGGGAGAATATACCTACCTTATGGCTCTGCCAGAAGCCCAGCGTACACTGGGCTTCTACCGGCTCTGGACCTTAAAGGAGAGCTTTATGAAAGCTGTGGGACTGGGCTTTCAGCTTCCTCTTAATCAATTTGAAATCATAATGACCGCGCCCATTCAGGTGAAACAGCAAGTCAACCGCCACGATTACGCCTTTACCGAATACCAGACCCTGCCAGATTACTGCATCAGCAGCTGCGAACAGCTTTAA